DNA from Rubripirellula lacrimiformis:
GCCGACGCGGATGGCCGCGTTGAAGTCCAGCTGATCATCCGTGATGCGACGCCTCTAAAATCGATGCAGCTTCGCTACATCACCGATACGGTTCGCACTTGGCATGACGTTGACATCAGCGGACTACCCGCCGATGGCCGCGTCGGGTTCACGCCCTCGGTTGCCTGGGGACAAATGTCGCTGCAGCTGATCGTGACCGATAAAGCCGGAAATCATAACGTCGCCAACCGGTTGGTCCAACTGCCACGCGTTGCCTCGGTTCCCCAATATCGATACGCGATGGGCCCTGGCAACGGGATCGATGCGCGGCAAACACCGTTTCGTGTCAGCGAGTCTGATGTGACCGATGCCCAAACGGCGTCCGGTCCCGTGATCGCATTGGATCGGCCCCGTCGACACCCCGATGCCAGCAACCATGCGGTCGCGCTTGGCCAGTTTCCTGCGAATACGCCATTTCCTTCCAATGCACCGGCACCGTCCTACCGTAACGGTCGCAGCGGTCTAGGCGGTTTTCGTGGTGCTGCATTCCCGGTTGGTACGCCCCCCGGTGTTTTGCCGGCACCGGCACCGACACCGATGCCGCAGGCACCTGGGCCCGAATACATTCCGCCGCCTGAACCGTCTAGCATGTACGATCGGTTGTTCGCGCCGGAACCAGCGGTTTCCAACAACACACGTCCCGAGCCGGGATCCGGTAACGCATCGCCCGGTCGCACATCGGTGCAGCGTTCACCGACGGAAATTCCGGCGCCAAGCGGCCAACCCGATCTATTCCCGTTGGCGCCATCGGCTCCTATCGATGCGCCATCGATCTATGCCTTGCCCACGCCCCCAGGAAAACCGGACCGATCCAGTGGCAAGCTGCCACCGCCATCGACGCCCGAACAAATTTCCAACGGCTTTGATCTATCGGCTCCCGCAAATCCGGCGGTTCCCGAAACGGTACCCGCACCCACCGGTTCGCCTGAACTGTTCGGCAAAAGCGGCCCACAACCCGATGACTCGGACGATCCGTCCCAACGCAAACCGTTGCCTCAGCGAACTCTGTCCGAAGCCCTGCGGCCGTTGGGCGAAAAGAGTGCGTTGCCACCGCAACGCGAAGAACCCGCTGCGTCCAAGCCGCCGCTGACCCCTGGCGAATCGTCCGCCTATCAAAGCAAACGACCCTCTGCATCGGAGATTCCATCGATCGCCGCGGGGGTCCCCGTGCGTTACAGCGATGGGTTGCGATTCAGTTTGGCCTATGAATTAGAAGCTGTGGGTAGCCAGGGGGTCAAAGGGATCGAACTGTACGGCAGCGTCGACGAAGGAAAGACTTGGAAGTTGTGGGGAAGTGACCCCGATCGGACCAGCCCGTTCGATATCGAAACCCGTGAACCGGGTGTCTTCGGTTACCGAATCGTTGTCGTCGGCAACAATGGCCTGACCAGCCCGCGGCCACAGTTCGGTGAATCACCCGACATTGTCGTAGTCGTCGACAATCAAGCACCAGAGGTTCGTGTGACCGGCGCCCGTTACGGTGAAGGCAATCGCATTGGCGCTTTGGTAATCCAATACGAGTGTTCCGATGCGAACCTGATGGCGCGACCGATCGCACTTTCCTTTGGTCCGAACATGGATGGTCCTTGGACTACCATCGCCGCCGGACTGGCCAATGATGGCGACTACGTTTGGCCAGCCGATCCACAGTTGCCTCGACAATTCTATCTGCGGATCGATGCGACGGACAAAGCGGGGAACGTCGGAACCTTTATCCTGGACCGACCCATCGACGCCCAAGGATTGGCGCCGCGAGCGAGAATTCGCGGATTCCAATCGATCTCAGGTGCCGAGCCCAAAGCGGCATTCAAGTAGCCGCGAGATCCCGCGGGGGCTGGTGATCGTTCGCCCTGTTGGGGCTCCATCGCTCTCAAGTTCGATTTCGGATTGTCGAATCCGTCTTCAGCCACCCAACTTAAACTCGAACTCGAACTCGAACTCGAACTTTTTCTTCCCCCCCCATCGCTCCACCTAGCACCCAAACCGGCTGCAATTCGGGGGCCCCTCATCGCTTTGCCCCCGATTTCGCCTCTCGCTCGATCCGACCACCCGCGATCGGATTCCTGCGATTCCGTCTGGTAGCCGTCATTCTGTCGCAATTCCAGCTCTGGTATCCTAGCGGCCATGACGCTGATCCACGCCTTCGAAATGTTGCCCGATCCGCCCACATCGGTGCCCGATGTGGTGGCGGTTTTTGGTGCCGATGCGACACTTCGGTCTTGGTCGATGCTGGCTTTATCGGCCTGCGGCGACGCGACCCAGTTCGATGGTGAAACGACCAAGTGGTCGGATTTGCGAGACGATTTGGCGACTGCGTCCCTGTTCGACATGGGCGGTGGCAAACGTACCATCATGGTCCGCAATGCGGACAAATTCGTCAGCGATCACCGTCCCGAGATCGAGAAGTACTTGGCCAAACCTGGGTCGGCTTCGCGATTGATCCTGGACCTGGAATCCTTGGCGTCAAATACGAAAATCTACAAAGCGATCCTGAAGGACCAGATGTTGGTCGCCTGTGGGAACACGACCGATGCCAAGTCGGGCGTGACCGCGGCGACCCGTCGAAAGTTCTTGACCGGTTACGTGGCCAAGCGTTACAAGACAAAGATCGACAAGACGGCCGCCGACGCTTTGCACGAAATGCTGGGCGACGAGATCGGGATGATGGATACCGAGATCGCCAAGCTGGCCTTGTACATCGATCCTGGCGGGAAAATCGACGAGGCGTTGGTGCGAGACGTTGTCGCCGGTTGGCAGGGGAAAACCGTTTGGCAAATCACGGACGCCATCGCAGCAGGCGACGCGGCCGAAGCCATCCGCCAACTGGACAAACTGCTTAGCGGTGGCCAACGCGCGATCGCCCTGTTGCCGCAAATCGCGTGGTCACTGCGCCGCTTGGGGATGGCCACTGCGATCGTCGAACAACGCGAACGATCCGGACGCCGCATTCAATTGGAAGACGCCTTGGCCTCGGCCGGCTGCCGTCGCCCCAGCGAGATCCAACAAGCCAAGAAACAGTTGATCGGTCTGGGCCGCGGTCGGGCCCGTCAATTGTTGCCCTGGTTGTTGGATGCTGACCTTCGATTGAAAGGGACGCACAGCGCCGAAGGACGCGACCGATTTCTGTTGGAACAACTGGTCCTGAAAATGGCCAAGACTAAAGCTTAGGTACGGGCCCTTGCCCAGCGTCACTTCGTCATTTGGGCGATCCATTCGCTGATCACCGCCAGCGTCTTGGGCGAAAACGTCTGCTCGATCGTCGCATAGTCTCCTGTTGCGCCGGATCCGTCGGTTTCTTGGAACAAGTGATTCTGGTTGGGCAGACGCACAACTTTGAAGTTTTGGTTTCCACCTTTCGTCAGCGCCCCTTCGATTGCATCAAGATTCAGATCCGCTAGCACCTGCATGTCCTTCGTTCCGTTGACGGCAAGAACCGGACATTGGACACGCTGCAAATTCGTGGACGGGTCGTACCGAATGAAGTACTGCATCCATGGTGTGCTAAACATCGCCCCGAGCGGGACGTCCAACTTCTTTCGCAGATCTTCGTCCTGGATCTCTTCAACCACGGATTTGCAAGCGGCATTGATTGCGGTGGCGGTGACGTCATCGTCCGACTTCATCAGGTCCAGAACCGCGGCGATCAGTTGTTGATTCGCGGTCACCGCTTCGGGCGATTCACCAGCCGCCTGCAGCATTGCTGACTGTTGCGTCTGAATGATTCTGGCACCATCGACCCCCGGCCCAGCCAACAGAACGATGAACGCTAGGTCATCTCGCCCGGCCGCGACCATCGGTGCAATCAGTCCTCCCTCGCTGTGGCCGATCAGGCCGATCTTGGCCGCATCGATCTTGGGGTCACGCTTCAGGAAATCCATGCCCGAGCGAACGTCTTCGGCGAAATCTTCGGACGTCGCTGTTGAAAAGTCGCCTGTGGACGCACCAACTCCGCGATCATCGAATCGCAATACCGCGATACCCTGACGAGTCAAATGGTCGGCAATGACCAGGAATGGTCGATGCCCCAGCAATTCTTCATCACGGTTTTGAGGGCCTGACCCAGTGATCAAGATGGCGGCCGCAAAGGGACCGTCGCCACGTGGAATCGTCAACGTGCCAGCGAGCGAAAGATCGTGCTTCTTGTTTTCAAAGGTGACATCAGATGAATCGTATGGATACGGAGTCGTCGGAGTCTGTGGCCGGTTCTGCTTCACTTCGTAGTTCAAGTCCGTCTTTTCGAATTCCAAATCCGTGGTGACGGGACCCTGCTTGAATACTCCTTTCAACATCGACTTGTCCGCGCTTCGCTGTGCTTCGTACTCCAGCCCCAACGCTTTGTTGGAAACCTTGTACTTGTCACCATCCCGCGAGAACTCTACCGGGATGCCCAACGCATTTTGCGTGTAGCTGTCCAATTTGGCGGACAGTGTTCCGTCGTTCTGGCGATAGACCTTCAGTCCGAGTTCCAGTTTGGCACCCAGGTTCAGCGTGCCCTTCCATGTCTCGATATGTTCCGCAACCGGCGCGACCTGAGCGGTGTCGGTTTGTGCCAGGCCAATGGGGATTGCCAAGGTTGTCGCGATGACGATGGTCATCACAAACGACGTAGCGCGGGCGATCGATCGAAGGTGCATTTTCTTCTCCAGAGGAGCCGTTTGCGAAATCACCGCGCCGAATTCGTTGGTCACCGGTGGACCTTCCAATCTTGGATCGGTGGCAGCCGACGGGGAGACCGTCATGAACGAAGTTAATGGTTTCCCATCACGCGGGCAAGTTTTTGCGTCACCGTCGGGCCATCAGGTTCGACATCAAGCCCAGCGTCGAACCGTACCGTTGGTGCACCCCTTCGGTCCGCCGTGTACCGAAGCCGTTTGTCGTACCGCGTTCAGCGAGCGTCCAGCTGACGACAGCCTCGGAGAGACGAAAGCATCCTGCCGGTTGGCTCTGCCACTGGCATTGGGCGTTGGCTTCCCAGTGGGCTATTCCACTGGCATGCACGGCTCCTGGTCCGATCGGCAGCAATCGTTCCCGGGGGGCGTTGGGGGGCACCGCGGGCCGGCGATTGACAGTTTGCGACGGCTTGTTAGTTTGTGGCCGTCCAAGGTGACTCGCGTGACTTCTGTCGGCGAGTGAACAGGGAACTCCGGTGAAATTCCGGGACGGTCCGGCCGCTGTGTGCTATCGGTGATTCTGAAATGGAATCCCATCCGTCGCTCCTTCTATCGAAGTGCCATTGCTTGCCCGAGGCGAGTGAGAAGGCTGTGAGCGACGGGAAAGATAGTGAGTCAGAAGACCTACCTTGGGCAAGACGTTTTCGTGCCTTCTCGGATTGAGGCGAGCGTTGCAACGCGTTGCGAGCGATTTTTCTTTGGGCCGTCCTGAGCCTCTTGGTGAGTTGTTTGGCTGTTCGCGTTGGTTGGTTTTTTACTTTCGTTCCGAGTGCCAACGGCTTCGATCGCTGACGTTTCCTTTTCGCTCTGATTTCCTTCGATGTCTCGCATCCAGGATTGGGCTAGAGGTGCGCCCCGCGAGCTGGGCCTGCACACTTGCGAACGGCAATTCCGAGGGTTCCCCCCGATGCCTAAAAACACTTCTTCCCTAACCGCGTTGTTCCTGTTGTTTGCTTGGTCGACCGCGCAGGCCGGGATCTATTCCGGACCCACCGATACTGCGAATTCGATCGACGGGGCCATCGCAAAAGATGATTCGCGAATCGTTCAGTGGGCCAATCTGATTGACGCTTCGCGGACGATGTTTGGACCACGCGGCAGTACGGCCATCAATCAAACCGGTGGCTTCAACAGCCTCGGTGATCTGGATGCCACTGAAATCAGCAATGATGATTCACCCGGATTCTTGACCGTCATGTTTCCAACCGGGATTTCCGATGCCGCAGGCCATGATTTTGCCATTTTCGAAAATGGGTTCACGTTGGGCAGCGCTGGCGGCGTTGCCGGATTGTTCGCCGAATTTGCCTATGTCGACGTGTCGACCAACGGCACCGACTTCGCAAGGTTTTCGAGCGTTAGTTTGAATGCCGGAGCATTGCCGGGCGGATTTGGTACCGCGTTTTCCGGGTTCGATGTAACGAACGTCCACAACTTGGCTGGTAAGCATGCGGCGGGCTTCGGTACCCCGTTTGATCTGGCCGAACTAGCCAGCGATCCGTTGGTCGCGGCCGGGCTGCTGGATCTAAACAACATCCAATACGTTCGCATGTTCGACATCCCTGGCAACGGTTCGTACACCGATAGTCTTGGCAATCCGATCTACGACAACTGGTTGACGTCGGGAAGTGGCGGATTCGATTTTCGACTGGGCGAAGGGTTGGGCGTCGGAGTCCTGAACGTAGCCGCGGTGCCCGAGCCGAGCAGTTTGGCGGCGCTAGCAATTTTGGCCGGGACGACAGTGTACATCCGCAAACGACGACAAGTAACGTCGCGCGGGAACCGATGATCGGTCGATTGGACGGTCGGTGATCCGGTCGTTTGGCCTCGTGGCCTGCGGGCTGTGCGATGGGGTGTGTGGACGCGCGGGGCGTTGCCCGCGCGGTTAAACGATTTTTGTTGGTGATGCGTTGTTTGGCCTCGTGGCCTGCGGGCTGTGCGATGGGGTGTGTGGACGCGCGGGGCGTTGCCCGCGCGGTTAAACGATTTTTGTTGGTGATGCGTTGTTTGGCCTCGTGGCCTGCGGGCTGTGCGATGGGGTGTGTGGACGCGCGGGGCGTTGCCCACGCGGTTAAACGATTGTTGTTGGTGATGCGTTGTTTGGCCTCGTGGCCTGCGGGCTGTGCGATGGGGTGTGTGGACGCGCGGGGCGTTGCCCGCGCGGTTAAACGATTGTTGTTGGTGATGCGTTGTTTGGACTCGTGGCCTGCGGGCCTGGCGATGGGGTGTGTGGACGCGCGGGGCGTTGCCCGCGCGGTTAAACGATTTTTGTTGGTGATGCGGTCGTGTGGGCTCGTGGCCTGCGGGCTGTGCGATGGGGTGTGTGGACGCGCGGGGCGTTGCCCTCGCGGTTAAACGATTGTTGTTGGTGATGCGGTCGTTTGGACTCGTGGCCTGCGGGCTGTGCGATGGGGTGTGTGGACGCGCGGGGCGTTGCCCGCGCGGTGAGACGATGGCGCTGGCGTCATTGATGGGAAGGTGCCGGGGGACCTATCATGGGTGGATGAGTACACCTGATGCACCCGACGAACTGCAATGCGCAGCCTACTTGAAGGCGCTAGCTGATCCGCTTCGGTTGCAGATTGTCCGCGGCCTGCAAGCGGGGCCGCTAAGCGTTTCCGATATCGCCCTGTTGTTGGAACAGGAGATCGGAACGGTATCGCACCACTTGCGTGTGTTGTTTCATGCCGGGGTGGTCACGACGCAGCGTGATGGAAAGTTCATCTACTATTCGTTGACGACCGGCCTATTGCCCGGCCGCGGATCGTCCCAGCGCAGTTCGCTAGACTTCGGCTGCTGTCGTCTCGAGTTGCAGCCAACAACGAAGTCCCCGTGAAGGGTGAAGAAAACGCGGTCTACATCCGGTTGCTGGTGCCCTTGGTCAGCGCCATGAAGGCGGATTCCAGGTCCAGTTCTTCTTCGCTGAATCGACGCAGATCGATGTCGTTTTGCATCAACAGCCTGGGCAAATCGCTGTAGTCCGTAACGCCGCTCTTCAGGATGATTCGCAACGCGTCGTCGCCCATTTCGCAGCCCTGCACTTTTTCGTGCTTGCGAAGCAGTTCGTCGATCGCGGACATCTTTTCGCGATCTTGTGGTTGAATGACCAGCACGGTGTGTTCGCGAACCATGCGGATCACTTCTGCCTTGGTGGCGTTCTGTTTCAGTTCGCCCTTGTCGATGATCCCGACCTTGTTACAGACATCGGCCAGTTCCGGCAGAATGTGGCTGCTGACGATGATCGTTTTTCCCATCGCCCCGAGTTTGCGAAGCAGGTTTCGCATTTCGATCCGAGCGCGTGGATCCAACCCGGAAAGCGGTTCGTCCAACAACAGGACCTGAGGGTCGTGAAGCAGCGTACGGGCCAGCCCTAGTCGCTGCGTTTGGCCGCGCGACAGAGTGTTGGCGTACGCGTCGCGTTTGAAATCCAGGTCGACCACGTCCAGCATCTCGTCCACGCGTTTGCGTCGCGCCTCACCTTTGATGCGATACGACGCCGCAAAAAATTCCAAGTATTCGACGACCGTCATATCGTCGTAGACACCAAAGAAGTCGGGCATGTAGCCCACCAGCCGGCGAATTTCTTTGGGCGCCGTGTGCACGCTATGGTTGCAAACGTAGGCTTCACCCCAGCTGGGTTCCAGCAACGTTGCGATGATCCGCATGGTCGTGGTCTTGCCAGCACCGTTGGGACCAATGAATCCGAACAGGTCGCCGGCTTGCAGGTCCAGGTCGATGGATTTGATGGCGAATGCATCGCCGTACTTTTTCGTCAGGTCGACAGTCTTGATCACGGGCTTGTTGTCTACCAATGGGTGGAAAGGTGATTATCGACGCGACGTCGTGGTGACCGGCAGGATCACGCGGATCATGGTCAACTGATCGCCGGTGGGCGTGAATGATTCGTCGGTATCCGAAACTTGGATGGATGTCAGCGGTTTGTCGACGCTGCCGAACAAGATACAGCGATCATCGCCCAGCGTTTGGCTGAGGTCCAAGTGGGCCAGCGGGCTGTTTTCTAGGTTCGTGTACTGGGAACCGCCGGTCGCGTTGTGGAACATCAACATCTCGGCGATCCGCTGCATGCTGTTCTTGGACGTCGGGTCCCAGGCCTGTGTTTCCGTTGAACTTTCCAACGCCTTTTGGCGGCTAAGCAGCCAGCGGAAATTCTTTTGTCGCAGTTTGTCCAACAGCGGGATGCGTTCGCCTGCACGCAATCGGGTCGGCAAAATGTAAGCCCAGTTACGAAACACGAGTTTGCCATTCAACAAATCGAATGGCAGCGGGTTGACCAAGCCACCCTGCAACAATTCGCTGCCGGGACGACGCTGGACTTCGACCGACGTTGTCAGTTCAGGAGTGAACGTCGTGTCGCTGAGGAACCCTTTGCTGCTGCGGGGCGCCAGCGGTAACTGTCGCAGCGAACTGGTTCGGCCCAGCTTGCTGCCCTGGAACAGCACCTGATAGATCGGCAGTCGCGAATCTTCGATCGATATCTGAATCCCACCAAAGGGTTCGCCCGGATATCCAAAGGGGGCTGTCAGCGATCGGCGAATCTGCGGGGCAATCGAATTCAGTTCGGCCGATGGGGTCACTGCGATGTCGAACAGGGACGCTTCGTGGGTGTACAAGTAGTTGACGGAGTAACCGCGGCCAACTTGGCTGATGGTGTCAACGTCGACGATTTCAATGCGATTGCATCGCACGGTGCGGCCGATTGGATCGGCGTTGGTGGGCGAGGCTGTGTTGTCGGGATCAACAGCCGACGACGCGTCGGTTGCTTGCGCCGTCATTGGCATCACGGTCGACTGCGACGCCAGCAGGACCGACAACCCGATCGCCATGACGGGGAAGCTGATCCATCCCAACATCGGTTTGCCAAACACACGGTTGATCAGAAAGTAATCCAGTGGACCAATCGCTGCGATCAAAGCCATCACCGCTAGCGATAACACCGAAAACTTGAACTGTCGTTGGATTGGGAATCGGTCCAGGATCGCTCGCGTCTGTCCGGCCAAATCGTTGTAGGCGGTCGCTTGGATCGCACTTTCTTGTGCGAGTTCATCGGGGTTGATCGTGGATCCGGTCAGTCGGCTGATCAAGTCCAGTCGTTCTGGCCAAGCAGCAAACGAAGGCGTTTCCAGATCAGCGACGACAACCGTAACTGTGCCGAAGCCGATGGAATAGCGAACCGCAACCGGCGTGCTGATTCTTCGTTGGTTGCGACCCAGGATCAACACTTCGCCCTGATCCTTTGGCAGCCGCACACCGTCGAACGGTTTCAGCGGTGTTTGGCTTGACGTGTAGGTTTCGATGCTGGCGGGGTCGATCTTTGTCAGGGCAATCGATTCCACTGGCAGCTGTTCTCGCAGCCAAGGTGCTGACCGAAGCAGATCAGCGGATTTTTGGCCCAAGGTCACAAAAACTTTTCCGCCACCGATGACCCAATCGGCCAGCGCCTGTTGTTGGTCGAGGTTCAATTGTCCTAGGAACTCGCTGCCGGCGGCGTTGATCACGATCATGTCGATGCCATCGAGGCCCAGAACCGATTCCGGCATCGACTCGGGTGACTTCGGCAACGTGACGGCAATCGAGGCGTCACGATCGAGGATTCGGTTGACGCCGATTTGATCGATGCCCATCGGGTCGCCCAGCACCAAAACCCACGGCATCGAAAGCGGGATCATCGCGGGGCCACGCGATGGAGCCCCGATCGTTGGCAAGCGAGTGCTTAAAATCGGTTTCGCATCGGTGCCATCGTCTTCCCCGCGTAGGACAAGCGGAGCCGCTTCGGATCCGGGAATGACGTACGTCCATTCGTATCCGGTGTCCGAAGTTCGGTCTTGGCGGTTGGGGGTGTATTCGACCTGAACACCGTCGCCATCGCGGGTTTCGATCGACGCGATCGCCAGTGAAGATGGAGTGCGAATTCCTACCCAGCGGCCAACGCGATAGTGGCCGTCGATGCCGACGTGGTGCTTGGATTCGGCTGGCTTGGATTCGGCGGATGACGAATCCGAGGATGCGGACGCTGCGTCGGCCGCCTTGGCTGCCAAAAGTCCAGACGTGGATCCCAGGCTTGCCAAGGCCACCATCATCAGCAGGAAGCGTGTGCAAGTTCGCCATGGGGCGATCGATCCATGCGAGGCTGGACGCGGGCCATGCGGAGCTGGACGCGGGCCATGCGGAGCTGGACGCGGGGTGGCGGTGATGGCGGGCAAAAGTGGCATCGCGTTAAAAATGGGTGACAATGTCGAATCGGTCAGGAATACTTTAGTCGATCAAGGCTACGGTTTTTCCGACGACGGGCATTCGCAGACCAAACGTTTGCAGCCTGGGCAGCCGTGTCCGTACTTGGCCGAGAGTGCCGCATTCAAATCCACGCCCGCCACGTTCGCGATGGTGGCCAACCAAGCGATG
Protein-coding regions in this window:
- the holA gene encoding DNA polymerase III subunit delta, giving the protein MTLIHAFEMLPDPPTSVPDVVAVFGADATLRSWSMLALSACGDATQFDGETTKWSDLRDDLATASLFDMGGGKRTIMVRNADKFVSDHRPEIEKYLAKPGSASRLILDLESLASNTKIYKAILKDQMLVACGNTTDAKSGVTAATRRKFLTGYVAKRYKTKIDKTAADALHEMLGDEIGMMDTEIAKLALYIDPGGKIDEALVRDVVAGWQGKTVWQITDAIAAGDAAEAIRQLDKLLSGGQRAIALLPQIAWSLRRLGMATAIVEQRERSGRRIQLEDALASAGCRRPSEIQQAKKQLIGLGRGRARQLLPWLLDADLRLKGTHSAEGRDRFLLEQLVLKMAKTKA
- a CDS encoding alpha/beta hydrolase family protein, with protein sequence MTNEFGAVISQTAPLEKKMHLRSIARATSFVMTIVIATTLAIPIGLAQTDTAQVAPVAEHIETWKGTLNLGAKLELGLKVYRQNDGTLSAKLDSYTQNALGIPVEFSRDGDKYKVSNKALGLEYEAQRSADKSMLKGVFKQGPVTTDLEFEKTDLNYEVKQNRPQTPTTPYPYDSSDVTFENKKHDLSLAGTLTIPRGDGPFAAAILITGSGPQNRDEELLGHRPFLVIADHLTRQGIAVLRFDDRGVGASTGDFSTATSEDFAEDVRSGMDFLKRDPKIDAAKIGLIGHSEGGLIAPMVAAGRDDLAFIVLLAGPGVDGARIIQTQQSAMLQAAGESPEAVTANQQLIAAVLDLMKSDDDVTATAINAACKSVVEEIQDEDLRKKLDVPLGAMFSTPWMQYFIRYDPSTNLQRVQCPVLAVNGTKDMQVLADLNLDAIEGALTKGGNQNFKVVRLPNQNHLFQETDGSGATGDYATIEQTFSPKTLAVISEWIAQMTK
- a CDS encoding PEP-CTERM sorting domain-containing protein — translated: MPKNTSSLTALFLLFAWSTAQAGIYSGPTDTANSIDGAIAKDDSRIVQWANLIDASRTMFGPRGSTAINQTGGFNSLGDLDATEISNDDSPGFLTVMFPTGISDAAGHDFAIFENGFTLGSAGGVAGLFAEFAYVDVSTNGTDFARFSSVSLNAGALPGGFGTAFSGFDVTNVHNLAGKHAAGFGTPFDLAELASDPLVAAGLLDLNNIQYVRMFDIPGNGSYTDSLGNPIYDNWLTSGSGGFDFRLGEGLGVGVLNVAAVPEPSSLAALAILAGTTVYIRKRRQVTSRGNR
- a CDS encoding ArsR/SmtB family transcription factor; protein product: MSTPDAPDELQCAAYLKALADPLRLQIVRGLQAGPLSVSDIALLLEQEIGTVSHHLRVLFHAGVVTTQRDGKFIYYSLTTGLLPGRGSSQRSSLDFGCCRLELQPTTKSP
- a CDS encoding ABC transporter ATP-binding protein — protein: MIKTVDLTKKYGDAFAIKSIDLDLQAGDLFGFIGPNGAGKTTTMRIIATLLEPSWGEAYVCNHSVHTAPKEIRRLVGYMPDFFGVYDDMTVVEYLEFFAASYRIKGEARRKRVDEMLDVVDLDFKRDAYANTLSRGQTQRLGLARTLLHDPQVLLLDEPLSGLDPRARIEMRNLLRKLGAMGKTIIVSSHILPELADVCNKVGIIDKGELKQNATKAEVIRMVREHTVLVIQPQDREKMSAIDELLRKHEKVQGCEMGDDALRIILKSGVTDYSDLPRLLMQNDIDLRRFSEEELDLESAFMALTKGTSNRM